A genomic stretch from Bacillus sp. N1-1 includes:
- a CDS encoding MFS transporter, translating to MSDYYEHEKLDASARKKLIILVCTILAFAVMNGTMFNVAIPDIAASFNLSPSEVSWVLTGYILVFAIGSLMYGKLADIYPIKTLFTIGISIFATGAFIGFLSPNYPTLLAARILQAIGGATIPALAFIVPIRFLPNEKGRVFGLISSTVAFASGVGPIIGGVVGGTLNWRFLFLFSVATVFAIPLFRKWLPNEEKRSGSIDLPGAALMAVSVASLLFYITTFLWYLLVIFIVFFILFLWRTFTITHPFIDPVILKNTKYTITVLTSFLGTSALFGLIFVIPIMLRELNGLSTLKIGLVLFPGAMAAGLIGQIGGKIIEQRGAILVVKIALLLIASGTLLISTFSGYNAWVIAPCLLIAYLGFPLIQSSTADLLSSILPDNQNGVGMGVFNLLNFLAGAFSSAIFGRLLDMKDVSFSMNPLSLTGENLIYSNLYLGLTCIALLAFSIFTLKFLTKREKALSESSAS from the coding sequence ATGTCAGACTACTATGAACATGAAAAATTAGATGCCTCGGCACGCAAAAAGTTAATTATCCTTGTTTGTACAATATTAGCTTTTGCTGTTATGAATGGAACGATGTTTAACGTAGCCATTCCCGACATTGCAGCATCTTTCAATCTTAGCCCTTCAGAAGTAAGCTGGGTCTTAACTGGATATATTCTTGTGTTTGCAATTGGATCTCTCATGTACGGCAAGTTGGCCGATATTTATCCAATTAAAACACTTTTCACTATAGGAATTAGTATCTTTGCTACTGGTGCTTTTATTGGCTTTCTTTCTCCAAACTACCCGACTTTATTAGCCGCACGAATCCTTCAAGCGATTGGTGGTGCAACAATCCCAGCTCTTGCCTTTATCGTACCAATTCGATTTCTACCTAATGAAAAAGGTAGAGTATTCGGACTGATTTCTTCTACGGTTGCATTTGCTTCAGGAGTTGGCCCGATCATCGGTGGAGTTGTAGGTGGCACTTTGAATTGGCGTTTTCTTTTCCTATTTTCTGTTGCCACAGTATTTGCAATACCACTCTTTAGAAAATGGTTGCCGAATGAAGAAAAGCGATCAGGCTCGATTGATTTACCAGGTGCCGCTTTAATGGCTGTATCGGTTGCCTCACTGCTGTTCTATATTACAACGTTCCTATGGTATTTACTTGTAATCTTTATCGTCTTTTTCATTCTTTTCCTATGGCGGACATTTACGATCACACACCCGTTTATCGATCCTGTGATATTAAAGAACACGAAATATACGATAACCGTTCTAACAAGTTTTCTAGGTACATCAGCGCTTTTCGGACTGATTTTTGTCATTCCGATCATGTTGCGAGAACTAAATGGTTTATCCACTTTAAAGATTGGCCTTGTCTTATTTCCTGGCGCCATGGCTGCTGGGTTGATCGGGCAAATAGGTGGTAAAATTATTGAACAGCGTGGTGCCATTCTTGTTGTTAAGATTGCTCTACTCTTGATTGCGAGTGGAACACTTCTTATCTCAACGTTTTCAGGTTACAACGCGTGGGTCATCGCACCTTGTTTATTAATTGCTTATCTTGGATTCCCGCTAATCCAAAGCTCAACTGCTGACTTACTATCTTCTATTCTACCCGACAACCAAAACGGTGTAGGGATGGGCGTTTTCAATTTATTGAACTTCCTTGCAGGGGCGTTTAGCTCAGCTATTTTTGGAAGACTTCTTGATATGAAAGACGTATCATTTTCCATGAATCCCCTATCACTTACAGGAGAAAACCTTATCTATAGTAATCTCTACCTTGGCTTAACATGTATTGCCTTACTCGCTTTTTCAATTTTTACGTTGAAGTTTTTAACTAAACGTGAAAAAGCACTATCAGAATCATCCGCTTCATAA
- a CDS encoding sodium:proton antiporter, with product MVDSILFNIMLVGALGIFSQWVAWRFHFPAIVVMSIIGLLVGPIFGLLHPEDVFGDLFDPFVSIAVAIILFEGSLNLDFREIKGLGRPVGRIVTVGAFLAWLLGSLSAHYVAGLSWGVAFVIGGLFIVTGPTVILPLLRQAKLKPRPAKILKWEGIIVDPLGALLAVFAFEIIKFLKVEEATATVLLVFFLGSLFATLFGFLCGRGIGWMFEKGYVPEFLKSPVVFAVVILCFAVSDEITHETGLLAVTAMGITLANMHISSIDDMRHFKENISVLLISTIFIMLTASLSVDTLLEIFHWQILAFVLLMLFVVRPISIWLSTIGTDLSWQEKTLVGWIAPRGIVALTVASYFASVLLDAGFEDAKILMSLTFALVFATVVVHGFSIRWTAEKLGLASDGQPGVLIVGGSTFSTALSKTLKELKIPVLITDSSWQRLLTTRKAGVPFYRGEILSEQTEYRLDLTPYEYMIAATELDSYNALVCTTFVPEIGRNNLFQLSLRNDRGDDLEELVHTIGGRVAFKEGATWETLNRKVESGYVLRKTNITQQYTYDRYLKERDEETIMLFVKKPSGSLEFFAHDSQTRAEAGDVLVSLMPPSKEFNRIREKLDKQRTDEKEKEEKEKERHLEDE from the coding sequence ATGGTCGATTCGATTTTATTTAATATTATGCTTGTTGGTGCCCTCGGCATCTTTTCGCAATGGGTTGCCTGGCGTTTTCACTTCCCTGCCATTGTCGTTATGTCTATTATTGGTTTGCTTGTAGGTCCGATTTTTGGTTTACTTCATCCAGAAGATGTATTCGGAGATTTATTTGATCCATTCGTATCGATTGCAGTAGCTATCATTTTATTTGAAGGCAGTCTAAATCTTGATTTCAGAGAAATTAAGGGACTTGGTCGACCGGTTGGAAGAATTGTAACGGTAGGCGCTTTTCTAGCGTGGCTGTTAGGTTCACTGTCAGCGCACTATGTTGCAGGGTTGTCCTGGGGCGTTGCGTTTGTAATAGGCGGGTTATTTATTGTAACTGGTCCAACAGTTATCTTACCGCTACTACGACAAGCCAAACTAAAGCCAAGACCAGCAAAGATATTAAAGTGGGAAGGAATTATCGTCGATCCGCTTGGAGCACTTCTTGCTGTTTTTGCATTTGAAATTATTAAATTTTTAAAAGTAGAGGAAGCAACGGCTACCGTTCTTCTTGTCTTTTTCTTAGGATCTCTTTTTGCAACGCTATTTGGTTTCCTGTGTGGACGCGGGATTGGTTGGATGTTTGAGAAGGGGTATGTTCCTGAATTCTTAAAATCTCCAGTCGTTTTCGCTGTCGTTATCCTTTGTTTTGCGGTATCTGATGAAATTACGCATGAAACGGGATTGCTTGCTGTTACGGCAATGGGGATCACGCTTGCGAACATGCATATTTCATCGATTGACGATATGAGACATTTTAAAGAAAACATTTCAGTTCTATTAATATCAACGATCTTCATCATGCTAACCGCTTCTTTATCCGTTGACACTTTGCTTGAAATTTTTCATTGGCAAATCCTTGCATTTGTCCTACTTATGCTATTTGTGGTAAGACCAATATCGATCTGGTTATCCACGATTGGAACTGACTTATCCTGGCAGGAAAAAACGCTTGTCGGCTGGATTGCACCACGAGGAATCGTCGCATTAACTGTGGCAAGCTACTTTGCGAGTGTGTTGCTTGATGCTGGCTTTGAAGATGCAAAAATCCTAATGTCTCTCACATTTGCGTTAGTATTTGCAACTGTTGTTGTTCATGGATTTTCCATTCGTTGGACGGCAGAGAAGCTCGGACTTGCAAGTGACGGTCAACCGGGAGTTCTAATCGTTGGAGGAAGTACGTTCTCAACGGCGCTTTCTAAAACGTTAAAAGAATTAAAAATCCCAGTATTAATCACGGATTCATCATGGCAAAGGCTTCTTACAACGAGAAAAGCAGGCGTGCCGTTTTATAGAGGAGAAATTCTTTCTGAACAAACCGAATATCGTCTGGATTTAACGCCTTACGAGTACATGATTGCAGCAACTGAGCTCGATTCTTATAACGCCCTTGTGTGTACAACATTCGTTCCTGAAATTGGACGTAACAACCTCTTCCAGTTAAGTTTACGAAACGATCGAGGGGACGATCTTGAAGAGCTTGTTCATACGATTGGTGGACGTGTGGCGTTTAAAGAAGGAGCAACTTGGGAGACCTTGAATCGTAAAGTAGAGAGTGGCTATGTTTTACGGAAAACGAACATTACTCAGCAGTATACGTATGATCGGTATTTGAAAGAACGAGATGAAGAAACAATCATGCTCTTTGTGAAGAAACCTTCTGGCAGTTTAGAATTTTTCGCTCACGATTCTCAAACGAGAGCCGAAGCAGGCGATGTACTTGTAAGCCTGATGCCACCAAGTAAGGAATTTAATCGGATTCGTGAAAAGCTTGATAAGCAGCGTACCGATGAGAAAGAGAAAGAAGAGAAAGAAAAAGAACGTCATTTAGAAGATGAGTAA
- a CDS encoding HD-GYP domain-containing protein: MEGFVFGRKNTYLESVEQESASLSLLARGAGLEFMKHTINKETAFYIYPGKNPDAYEFFYILEGQIKCEDQDIILSVGDYFSVKALTELIFFEAINETTLLWVINEPTFRLISEDVFKLIQIVKSVGDKDRYTKEHSERVQSMSIKIGKYLGLSPEDTDNLIVASILHDVGKINVPEEILNKPDGLTDEEYKIIKKHPADGADMIKDTYYADISNIIHQHHERINGSGYPDGLKDEEITIGAKIIGVSDSYDAMTDDRSYRKAYTPEYAMNELKRLSGVLYDAEVVDALEEVLIEEGILNSN, encoded by the coding sequence TTGGAAGGTTTTGTTTTCGGCAGAAAGAATACGTATCTTGAAAGTGTAGAACAGGAGTCGGCATCCCTTAGTTTACTAGCAAGGGGGGCAGGTCTTGAATTTATGAAACACACAATTAATAAGGAAACCGCTTTTTATATCTATCCTGGAAAAAATCCAGATGCATATGAATTCTTTTATATACTTGAAGGTCAAATAAAATGTGAAGATCAAGATATTATCTTAAGTGTAGGTGATTATTTTTCAGTAAAAGCCCTAACTGAGTTAATATTTTTTGAGGCAATAAATGAAACAACGCTTCTTTGGGTTATAAATGAGCCAACTTTTAGATTGATTAGTGAAGATGTTTTCAAATTGATACAAATTGTGAAAAGTGTAGGAGATAAAGATAGATATACCAAAGAACATAGTGAGCGTGTTCAGAGCATGAGTATCAAAATAGGAAAGTATTTGGGATTATCTCCAGAAGATACTGACAACCTTATTGTTGCATCCATCCTTCACGACGTCGGAAAAATTAACGTTCCTGAAGAAATTCTCAACAAGCCAGACGGTCTGACGGATGAAGAATATAAGATTATTAAAAAACATCCTGCTGATGGAGCGGATATGATAAAAGATACGTATTATGCTGATATAAGTAATATTATTCATCAGCATCATGAGCGAATCAACGGTTCCGGTTACCCAGATGGTCTGAAGGATGAAGAGATAACGATTGGTGCAAAAATTATTGGAGTTAGCGATTCCTATGATGCGATGACGGACGACCGTTCATATCGAAAAGCCTATACACCTGAATATGCTATGAATGAATTAAAACGTCTTTCAGGCGTCTTATACGATGCTGAAGTGGTCGATGCTCTTGAAGAGGTTTTAATTGAAGAAGGCATTCTGAATAGCAACTAG
- a CDS encoding LacI family DNA-binding transcriptional regulator, with protein sequence MPTIKDVAKRAGVSRTTVSRVLNDNGYVSHEARQRVVKAVEEMGYIPSAHAKTMRTKRSGVIGVILPRISTETASRVVNGIEKELAANGYQILLTNTQLQPEKEIQNIKLLKSRQVDGIILLATNRNQDLLDTISEASIPFVAIGQELSGVTSVVYDDYHSAFSVTELLIEKGHRNVGFIGVPETDHSVGVVRKQGYLDAMEKHGLPVEKAWIQYGNFTFESGYEAASQLVGQSERRPTAIFAVTDRMAIGALGFLKEQNIRIPEDIALFGIGASDLSRHVTPALSTVDYFNEDAGQKTAQLILEQLSGKVLEKEKINLDYRLIERDSV encoded by the coding sequence ATGCCAACAATTAAAGATGTAGCAAAACGTGCTGGAGTCTCTCGCACAACAGTTTCACGGGTACTTAATGACAATGGATACGTAAGTCATGAAGCAAGGCAGCGCGTCGTTAAGGCTGTTGAGGAAATGGGATATATCCCAAGTGCGCATGCTAAAACGATGCGAACGAAGCGCTCTGGTGTCATAGGCGTTATTTTGCCAAGAATTAGTACGGAAACAGCCAGTCGCGTTGTGAATGGCATTGAGAAAGAACTTGCAGCTAACGGATATCAAATTCTTTTAACAAATACACAATTACAGCCGGAGAAAGAAATACAAAATATTAAACTACTAAAAAGTCGTCAAGTTGACGGCATTATTTTGCTTGCCACAAACCGGAATCAAGATTTACTTGATACGATTTCTGAAGCTTCGATCCCCTTTGTTGCGATTGGACAGGAGTTGAGCGGAGTAACCTCTGTGGTATACGACGATTATCATTCTGCTTTTAGTGTAACCGAGTTGCTTATTGAAAAAGGTCACCGTAACGTTGGGTTTATTGGTGTACCAGAGACTGACCACTCTGTTGGAGTTGTTCGAAAACAGGGCTATCTTGATGCAATGGAAAAGCACGGTTTGCCAGTTGAAAAAGCGTGGATTCAATATGGTAACTTTACGTTTGAATCAGGCTATGAAGCAGCAAGTCAATTAGTTGGACAATCTGAGCGTCGACCAACCGCGATTTTCGCTGTAACAGATCGAATGGCTATCGGAGCGCTTGGCTTTTTGAAAGAACAAAACATTCGAATCCCGGAGGACATCGCTTTATTTGGGATTGGGGCTTCAGATTTATCACGACATGTGACTCCAGCACTATCCACAGTCGACTATTTTAATGAAGATGCTGGACAGAAGACGGCCCAGCTCATTTTAGAACAGTTATCAGGGAAAGTTTTGGAGAAAGAAAAAATTAATCTTGATTATAGACTTATCGAAAGAGATAGTGTATAG
- a CDS encoding DNA topoisomerase III, whose product MGKQLILAEKPSVGRDIARVLNCTKGGNGFLEGDRYIVTWALGHLVTLADPEIYDEAYKTWKLEDLPMLPAPLKLVVIKRSGKQFSVVKTQMNRNDVSEIVIATDAGREGELVARWIIEKARAKKPLKRLWISSVTDKAIRDGFKNLKDANQYTNLYQAAAARSEADWYVGLNATRALTTKYNAQLSSGRVQTPTLSMIAKREEEIKSFQPERYYGMAAVVDGFTLTYRDPKSNDSRVFDRERIDSELKQLSGKVAHVEEVKKAKKKTFAPGLYDLTELQRDAHKRFGFSAKETLSATQRLYEQHKLVTYPRTDSRFLSSDMKDTLKERLEAVAPYEKAARKVLGKTIQTGKHIIDDRKVSDHHAIIPTEQTPVIRELSDKDRKVYDLIVKRFVAALYEPFEYEQVTVKVKIGEANFDAKGKRVLSAGWKEIYETEEADVVLPELKEGQELRVLSLTRTEGKTNPPPRFNEGTLLTAMEKPAQFLSMQDNKLAKTLGETGGLGTVATRADIIEKLFNSFLIEKNGKDLTITSKGKQLLDIVPDELQSPALTAKWEQKLEAIGKGNLSKQAFIEEMKAYANETVQKIKSSTKKYKHDNVTGTKCPDCGNLMLEVKSKKGKMLVCQDRECGYRKGKSKVTNARCPKCKKKLELHGQGDAQTFICKCGHREKLSTFNERRKKEKNTKATKKDVSSYMKNQQKDEPVNTALADALVKLKLDQDK is encoded by the coding sequence GTGGGTAAACAACTCATTCTTGCAGAAAAGCCCTCTGTTGGACGTGATATCGCGAGGGTATTGAATTGTACAAAAGGTGGAAATGGTTTTCTTGAAGGAGATCGCTACATCGTAACCTGGGCACTTGGTCATCTAGTAACGCTTGCTGATCCTGAAATTTATGATGAGGCATACAAGACGTGGAAGTTAGAAGATTTGCCGATGCTTCCTGCCCCGTTAAAACTTGTCGTTATTAAAAGAAGTGGAAAGCAATTTAGCGTTGTGAAAACGCAAATGAACCGTAATGATGTGAGTGAAATTGTGATTGCAACGGATGCGGGAAGAGAAGGAGAGTTAGTGGCGCGTTGGATTATTGAAAAAGCGCGAGCTAAAAAACCACTAAAGAGGTTGTGGATTTCATCCGTCACAGACAAAGCGATTCGAGATGGATTTAAAAATCTAAAAGATGCAAATCAATACACAAACCTTTATCAAGCAGCTGCAGCGAGGTCTGAAGCAGATTGGTATGTCGGTCTCAATGCAACTCGTGCGCTCACTACAAAATACAATGCACAGCTTTCAAGTGGAAGAGTGCAAACGCCTACGCTTTCGATGATTGCGAAGCGAGAGGAAGAAATCAAGTCGTTCCAACCTGAACGTTATTATGGAATGGCAGCGGTGGTGGATGGCTTTACGTTAACGTATCGGGATCCAAAATCGAACGATTCACGTGTCTTCGACCGAGAGCGAATTGATTCTGAACTTAAGCAGTTATCGGGAAAGGTAGCCCATGTAGAAGAAGTGAAGAAAGCAAAGAAAAAGACGTTTGCACCTGGATTGTATGACTTAACCGAACTACAAAGAGATGCGCATAAGCGCTTTGGCTTTTCTGCAAAAGAAACACTTTCAGCAACCCAGCGATTGTACGAACAGCACAAACTTGTTACTTATCCGAGAACGGACTCACGCTTCCTTTCTTCTGATATGAAAGACACGTTGAAAGAAAGATTAGAAGCTGTAGCGCCTTATGAGAAAGCAGCGCGAAAAGTACTCGGTAAAACGATTCAAACAGGGAAGCATATTATTGATGATCGAAAAGTATCCGATCATCATGCGATTATTCCGACGGAGCAAACGCCCGTTATCCGGGAACTTAGTGATAAGGATCGGAAAGTATATGATTTGATTGTAAAACGGTTTGTAGCCGCATTATACGAGCCATTTGAATACGAGCAAGTGACAGTAAAGGTTAAGATTGGTGAAGCAAACTTTGATGCCAAAGGAAAGAGAGTGCTTTCTGCCGGTTGGAAAGAAATATATGAGACAGAGGAAGCGGATGTCGTGCTTCCTGAGCTTAAAGAGGGCCAGGAACTTCGCGTGCTCTCTCTTACAAGAACGGAAGGGAAAACCAACCCGCCGCCTCGTTTTAACGAAGGAACACTATTAACTGCGATGGAAAAGCCAGCTCAATTTTTAAGCATGCAAGATAACAAGCTTGCAAAAACGCTTGGTGAGACTGGTGGACTAGGAACCGTTGCAACGCGTGCGGATATTATTGAGAAGTTATTTAATAGCTTTTTAATTGAAAAGAACGGAAAAGATTTAACGATCACATCAAAAGGAAAGCAATTGCTTGATATCGTTCCAGATGAATTGCAATCACCTGCTTTAACCGCAAAATGGGAGCAAAAGCTTGAAGCAATTGGCAAAGGTAACCTTTCAAAGCAGGCATTTATTGAAGAGATGAAAGCCTATGCGAACGAAACCGTTCAGAAAATCAAGTCAAGTACGAAGAAATATAAGCATGATAACGTAACAGGAACGAAATGTCCTGATTGTGGGAACTTAATGCTTGAAGTGAAAAGTAAAAAAGGTAAAATGCTTGTTTGTCAGGATCGTGAATGTGGCTATCGTAAAGGGAAAAGCAAAGTAACCAACGCAAGGTGTCCAAAGTGTAAAAAGAAACTTGAGCTTCATGGACAAGGTGATGCCCAAACCTTTATATGCAAGTGCGGCCATCGTGAAAAACTGTCGACATTTAATGAACGACGCAAAAAAGAAAAAAATACAAAAGCGACGAAGAAAGATGTTTCAAGCTATATGAAAAACCAGCAGAAAGACGAGCCGGTTAATACTGCTCTAGCAGATGCATTAGTGAAATTAAAATTGGACCAAGATAAATAA
- a CDS encoding sucrose-specific PTS transporter subunit IIBC produces the protein MATNREIAQEVIDAIGGQENIQSVAHCATRLRIMVHDKEKIDQERVEGVEKVKGAFYNSGQYQVIFGTGTVNRIYDEVTALGATGSTKSEIKEESAKQGNAFQRAIRSFGDVFVPIIPALVATGLFMGLRGLVLQEEILALFGLTPGDISENFILFTQVLTDTAFIFLPALVAWSTFRVFGGNPTIGLVLGLMLVTPALPNAWEVAAGNAEPLKFLGFIPVVGYQGSVIPAFVAGFLGAKLEKRIRKMVPEALDLILTPFLVLLIMITLSLFAIGPIFHTVEEYIMDGTIFILDLPFGLSGLIIGFFHQIIVITGVHHIFNFLEIQLFENLGYNPFNPIISAAIAAQGGAALAVGMKTKSKKLKALALPSSLSAFLGITEPAIFGVNLRYMKPFIMGLIGGAVGGFLASLFKLKATGLAVTVIPGTLLFLNSQIVLYLLVNVISIGIAFGLTWAFGYKDGMLDK, from the coding sequence ATGGCTACAAACCGTGAGATCGCTCAGGAAGTCATTGATGCCATTGGAGGTCAAGAAAATATTCAATCGGTTGCTCACTGTGCAACGCGACTTAGAATAATGGTGCACGATAAGGAAAAAATCGATCAGGAAAGAGTAGAAGGTGTTGAAAAAGTAAAAGGTGCCTTCTATAATTCCGGCCAATATCAAGTTATCTTTGGAACAGGAACAGTTAACCGAATTTATGATGAAGTGACGGCTCTAGGAGCAACTGGTTCAACGAAGTCCGAAATTAAAGAAGAGTCCGCTAAGCAGGGAAATGCGTTTCAACGTGCGATCCGCTCATTTGGTGACGTGTTCGTTCCAATCATTCCGGCACTAGTTGCAACTGGATTGTTTATGGGACTACGTGGTCTTGTTTTACAAGAAGAAATCCTCGCTCTTTTCGGCTTAACGCCAGGGGACATCTCGGAAAACTTTATTCTATTCACTCAAGTCCTAACTGATACAGCGTTTATTTTCTTACCAGCGCTTGTGGCATGGTCGACATTCCGAGTGTTTGGAGGAAATCCAACCATTGGTCTCGTTCTCGGATTGATGCTTGTCACGCCAGCTCTTCCGAACGCATGGGAAGTAGCGGCAGGAAATGCAGAACCTCTGAAGTTTCTTGGATTTATTCCTGTCGTCGGCTATCAAGGTTCGGTTATTCCTGCATTTGTTGCTGGTTTTCTAGGGGCAAAATTAGAAAAGCGTATTCGTAAAATGGTTCCTGAAGCACTGGATCTTATTTTAACTCCATTTCTAGTCCTGTTAATTATGATTACTTTGTCATTGTTTGCGATCGGACCGATTTTCCATACAGTAGAAGAGTACATCATGGATGGTACTATTTTCATTCTTGATCTTCCATTCGGACTAAGTGGACTAATCATTGGCTTCTTTCATCAGATCATCGTTATTACAGGTGTTCACCATATTTTCAACTTCCTTGAAATTCAGTTATTTGAAAACCTTGGCTATAATCCGTTTAACCCAATCATTTCAGCTGCTATCGCAGCTCAAGGTGGGGCAGCGCTTGCAGTCGGAATGAAAACAAAATCGAAGAAACTAAAAGCGCTAGCACTTCCATCTTCATTATCTGCTTTTCTTGGGATTACTGAGCCGGCAATCTTCGGTGTAAACCTTCGATATATGAAGCCATTTATTATGGGACTCATTGGCGGGGCAGTTGGTGGATTCCTTGCATCACTCTTTAAGCTTAAAGCAACTGGTCTTGCAGTTACGGTTATTCCAGGTACCCTCTTGTTCTTAAACAGTCAGATCGTTTTATACCTTCTCGTGAATGTCATTTCAATCGGTATTGCGTTCGGTCTTACATGGGCATTTGGCTACAAAGACGGTATGCTAGATAAATAA
- a CDS encoding NAD(FAD)-utilizing dehydrogenase → MYDVTIIGAGVSGIFMAYELTELYPESKIMLIDKGKQLSERNCRARSKQECSCDVCDQYIGFAGLGKSEGKFNYTNDFGGSLGRKIGTVQAEKLMWEVDRILCSFGGEEAELYHTHSPELEVSAKNVGLEVLTTSVRHLGTKRSRQVFQRLYEVLMKRIDLRFETDVLSIQKGDCFKVNTSKENIKTKTVVLSTGNSGSEWMYRQCEQLGLLPGPARLDLGIRVEMRGNQLETILKDTFETKLHIKREAFEATTYCMNPNGRIIRKYQHGLVMPDGQNKREKDDPGNNLNFTLFVPSFYSSKEEADFVAQQVIGGINGGKDRIVVQRLQDLKKQQATTSQILSSNSIVPSLDGEAGNLIDEVPKIYLCALREFLDSLEKLIGEPIDEETLLYGIDGKFYEAKIPTNDSFETDVNGLFLIGDCSGETHSLSQAAASGLYAAKMI, encoded by the coding sequence ATGTATGATGTAACCATCATTGGAGCTGGGGTAAGCGGGATTTTTATGGCATACGAGCTGACAGAGCTATACCCAGAATCTAAAATTATGTTGATTGATAAAGGGAAACAACTCTCAGAACGGAACTGTAGGGCACGTTCAAAACAAGAATGTTCATGTGACGTTTGTGATCAGTACATAGGTTTTGCTGGACTTGGTAAATCAGAAGGCAAGTTTAATTATACGAATGATTTTGGTGGTAGTCTCGGTAGAAAAATAGGAACTGTTCAAGCAGAAAAGCTGATGTGGGAAGTTGACCGCATTCTTTGTTCTTTTGGTGGAGAAGAGGCTGAGCTCTATCATACTCATAGTCCAGAGTTAGAGGTGAGTGCAAAAAACGTAGGATTAGAGGTGTTGACGACTTCGGTAAGACACCTTGGCACAAAACGATCTCGCCAGGTGTTCCAAAGATTATACGAGGTTCTTATGAAACGAATTGATTTGCGGTTTGAAACAGATGTGCTTTCAATTCAAAAAGGGGATTGCTTTAAGGTAAATACCTCAAAAGAAAACATAAAAACTAAGACAGTTGTACTATCAACGGGTAACAGCGGAAGTGAGTGGATGTATCGGCAATGTGAACAGCTAGGTCTTCTGCCTGGTCCTGCTCGTCTAGATTTAGGTATTCGGGTTGAAATGCGAGGGAATCAGCTTGAGACAATCTTAAAAGATACGTTTGAAACGAAGCTTCATATCAAAAGAGAGGCATTTGAAGCAACGACGTATTGCATGAATCCGAACGGCAGAATAATAAGGAAATATCAACATGGTCTTGTCATGCCTGATGGGCAAAATAAGAGAGAAAAAGATGACCCAGGAAACAATTTAAACTTTACTTTATTCGTACCTTCTTTTTATTCTTCGAAAGAGGAGGCCGACTTTGTTGCGCAACAGGTGATAGGTGGGATCAATGGGGGAAAAGATCGAATCGTTGTTCAGCGTCTTCAAGATTTAAAAAAACAGCAGGCGACAACGTCTCAAATTCTGAGTTCGAATTCAATTGTTCCTTCTCTTGATGGAGAAGCTGGTAACTTAATAGATGAAGTGCCAAAGATCTATCTTTGTGCTCTTAGGGAGTTTTTGGATAGTCTCGAAAAGCTGATAGGAGAGCCTATTGATGAAGAAACATTGTTATATGGAATAGATGGTAAGTTTTATGAAGCAAAAATACCAACGAATGATTCCTTTGAAACAGATGTAAACGGACTCTTTTTAATTGGAGATTGTTCAGGTGAAACGCATTCCTTATCACAGGCGGCAGCAAGCGGTTTATATGCAGCAAAAATGATATAA